GCGGCTATATTCCCTTCACGGTTATACCAACCGTAGAAAACGTCGTTGTTGAGTTCGACCATTTCCAAGTCTTTCTCCACTTGGATCTTAATTTTTTTGCGTCATTCGTCGTCTATAAATACCATAACCCTAAAGCTCTCTCTGAAACAAAGCATATAGCACATCTAGAGTTCAAAAGAGAGATACAAACGAGAGAATGAGGTCCTCAAACTATGCTTCAGCTTGGGCCTGTGTTATGGCCTTAGCCATGGCCTGCACCACCTTAGCGCAAAACTCCCCCCAGGACTTCGTGGACGCCCACAACACGGCCCGGGCGGCCGTCGGCGTCGGCCCCGTGTCATGGGACGATAACGTCACAGCGTACGCGGAGAACTACGCCAACCAGCGCATCGGCGACTGCCAGCTCGTGCACTCCGACGGGCCTTACGGGGAGAACCTCTTCTGGGGCAGCAGCACGGAATTCACCGGAATCGACGCCGTCAACAGCTGGGTCGACGAGAAGCAGTACTACGACCACGACAGCAACTCGTGCGCCGACGGCCAGGTCTGCGGCCACTACACGCAGGTGGTGTGGCAGGACTCGACGACCATCGGGTGTGCCCTGGTGCAGTGCGACAGCGGCGGCATCTTTATCATCTGCAACTACAACCCAGCGGGCAACATCGAGGGGCAGAGCCCTTACTGAAACTGCCCCATCTTACCTTCTTCTTACATATATCTACAAGTTTGCATGTGAAATAAGGCCGGAGTACGTCTGCTGTGTTCTGTAAGAACATGGTGTATGAGTACGTATAGGCAATGTTCCAAAACACGCATCAGGCTGGAGTATGTCTGCTGTGTTCTGTAAGAACATGGTGTATGAGTACGTATCGGCAATGTTCCAAAACACGCATCAGGCCGGAGTATGTCTGCTGTGTTCTATAAGAACATGGTGTATGAGTACGTATCGGCAATGTTCTTATGATTCACGAATAAAATTCATGTCTTCCAATGACTTTTTGGGATCCAAGAGGattaatgcatgcatgcatgcagtatGTGTTCAGGTTCACGTGATTTGCAAGGAATTTGCTTATCACAGTCATTCACTAATTCTTCTTCCTTGCTTCTCCGACTTGGTAACATGGAAGGGGACACCAACATCGAGTTGGAAATGTGCTCAGACCAAAACAttaagttacagagtcaactgtgGCTAAGTAGCGCATCTTCTGTTGGTGATGATATTTCATTGCAATTTGGAAATAAAACTCATGCTGTTTCTGAAAGATGGAAAAACAGGGAAAAACTATCCTATTTCTTATAACCCATACGTTGTACATATTGGATTTACTTTTTAAAActgaaattttcttttaaaacatttTTAGTAGTTAATAAGGGTAGGATAGCTCTTTTGAAAACAAAATGCTATCtaagttttttttaattagagtgctaaaattcttaaatttagagttttttttttttttttgagaattcgCCATGAAATATGTATGGATAATTGTGGAAGGAAGAAGAATTAGCGAATAAATGTGATGAGCAAAGTAGCAGCTGTCCTTGCAACCTGAAACTTAACATATGCTTCATCGATGCGTTCCTCTTTgatcccaaaagcaattcaaagacATGAACTAATCAGTGAAATAATATAACCATGCATGTCTCAGTACATTAATTGCCTACGTATTCATGCACCATGTTCTTACAGAACACGGCAGACAGACTCGGGGCTTTATTTCACATGCATGCTCGTAGCTATAGCTTCCCTCAACAATGTTACAGGGAAGAAGATATGGTGATCTCAGTAAGGGCGCTCCCCCACGATGTTGCCCGCTGGGTTGTAGTTGCAGATGATAAAGATGCCGCCGTTGTCGCACTGCACCCGAGCACAGCCGATGGCCGTCGAGTCCTGCCACACCACCTGCGTGTAGTGGCCGCAGACCTGGCCGTCAGCGCACGAGTTGCTGTCGTAGTCGTAGTACTGCTTCTCGTCGACCCAGCTGTTGACGGCGTCGATTCCGGTGAATTCCGTGCTGCTGCCCCAGAAGAGGTTCTCCCCGTAAGGCCCGCCGGAGTGCACGAGCTGGCAGTCGCCGATGCGCTGGTTGGCGTAGTTCTGCGCGTACGCGGCGACGTTGTCGTCCCACGACACGGGGCCAACGCCGACGGCCGCCCGGGCCGAGTTGTGGGCGTCCACGAAGTCTTGGGGGGAGTTCTGCGCGAGGGTGGTGCAGGCCATGGCCAAGGCCATAGCACACACCAAAGCCGAAGCGCAATTTGCCGACCTCAttatctcttcctctctctcactCTAGATGGGATAAACGTTTTGTGGAAAGGAGAGCGTTGGGGTTGTGGTATTTATTGACGATGAACGGTGCAGAAATCAACATCTATGTGGACAAATGCTTTGAGTAGAATCGTCAAAGTGGATCGCCAGTTTTTTCTACAGCTGATTTGTCGATTGTATGTTTGCATTGATTGATCTAGAAGATAGACGAAGAACAGTATTGATCTTATCAACGTAAGTCTATGCGAACCATTTTTTAGGTTTTGGAGGCGACTTCTACATCCCTAACCAACAAGAAGTTACAGCTTGACTTGTCATAAATGCAGAGTCATGGAAGGAGGACGTGAAGCGATTGATAATTTTCAGTATAAGAGAAAATGACTTCAGCACATTCCTGTCGTTGGGATTggtaaataatattttatgattttttggagaaaatttttataaatgaagaaaattcgagaaaaataaaatttagtttatttttttataaatatatatctatatttttataGAGGAGAGCAGGACGAATATTTTAGGCGTTCTTGAGTTTTTCTCTAATATTTCTAGAAAGTGAGTTCTCTAGGATTTCTAGATAGAacgaaagaaaatatataaattattcgaGATTTATATAAGGGGGCATATATAGAGATTATGCTTGAGTGAGAGTTGTTAAATCATGTTAAATATTACTTTAATTTTCTATCGATCTCTACAATTTCTAATAATCCGAGAAGTCCTCTCTCCCTTTCCAACACTTGGATATACCTGCTTTTAAGGCAGTAGTGTCTTGTATTTACCCGATGACTCTCATGTCTGCCCTTAAAACTCTTTTACTTACTGACATTAACATGCTTCAAGAATCCATTGTGAAGTTAGAATCACATGTGACAGACATGTACTTCTCTCCCAACATCTTCGGGTGTTTCTTCTCGTCTTGCGCGATTCATGGAGATAAACGCCGCGCATCGCAGTTGAGTCCTTCGTCTTGCGTACGTGATCCGTGGCAACGTCATGCATCACACCACGGTGCCCATCTCGTGCTACTCGCCACCGACCAGCGTGATAAATACCCTAATCTAGCTTAATCAAATCGGACAAGAAGTAATGTGTGTGGCGACTCCAAACTCTAAAACCTATGCTCGAGTCATGACTCGCCAACCGAAGTCAACTCAAGTCGTCGCAAGTGGCGAGATCCGTCCAGAACGGCGGCCCGTTGCGTCCATCACTAGTCAATACCAATTCAGACACGATTCACATCGACTCTTGCGTGCGTCGCCCGGAACGGAAATATCTCGGACGAGTTCACAAGCAGAGCCCAAGTCGCGACCTGAGTCGTAGCTTCGGTCTACCACCATGTCATCGTCACCGGTCAATGCCTGCTTCCCTCTACGACTCTTCCATGTATCCACCTAAAGCACCAAGGCATATGCGATTGCAATCGATTCCTCGGCAGCGCATAGCATCCGCCATGAAACTTCGCCGGGGGTTGACGAAACGCTCGAGTTGGCCAAACAAAAGAACATACAGTGCTTGAGAGAAGCCAAGACTCTCCGGTCTGCATCACAAGCATCGGGTGTCGCAGCACGAATCATGAAGTGTCAGATGGAAAGATGTCCTTGTATTACTTACTGTTGAGAATGTGATGATGCAGCTCACAAGAAATATGCTTCCAGGAGTTCGAGGAAAGCTGATTGCTGCCCCAACATCTATGCAGCAGCGCATATATTAACTGCTTGTGATCGAACaagttgttctcgtagaaccttgaTATGTATATATGTCATCACGACTTCCACACGACTTAATGATGCGCCTACTGGCTATGTACACGTACATTGACAAAGCAGATCACAAGTATGCATTTCCATCGTCGTTTCTCTCGTACTAAAAGAAAGCACTATAAACTATGAAGTAAGCACTACAAACTAAATTTACActtgaaaataaagatgaatcAAATTCTCCTAGAGGAATAAGACATGGAcaaaaagaggaagatgaggtagaaatcagaccaatcaagaatctccaaacaatAACAATA
This Musa acuminata AAA Group cultivar baxijiao chromosome BXJ1-2, Cavendish_Baxijiao_AAA, whole genome shotgun sequence DNA region includes the following protein-coding sequences:
- the LOC135606025 gene encoding pathogenesis-related protein 1-like, with the protein product MRSANCASALVCAMALAMACTTLAQNSPQDFVDAHNSARAAVGVGPVSWDDNVAAYAQNYANQRIGDCQLVHSGGPYGENLFWGSSTEFTGIDAVNSWVDEKQYYDYDSNSCADGQVCGHYTQVVWQDSTAIGCARVQCDNGGIFIICNYNPAGNIVGERPY
- the LOC135606020 gene encoding pathogenesis-related protein 1-like, which gives rise to MRSSNYASAWACVMALAMACTTLAQNSPQDFVDAHNTARAAVGVGPVSWDDNVTAYAENYANQRIGDCQLVHSDGPYGENLFWGSSTEFTGIDAVNSWVDEKQYYDHDSNSCADGQVCGHYTQVVWQDSTTIGCALVQCDSGGIFIICNYNPAGNIEGQSPY